From a region of the Arvicanthis niloticus isolate mArvNil1 chromosome 6, mArvNil1.pat.X, whole genome shotgun sequence genome:
- the Ghdc gene encoding GH3 domain-containing protein has product MPLLLLLLLLLLLLLPLLAVLWQQRSRGARPCWLISLQHRVAWWVLSWAASWQQKKLERSTLNVGHSQQQALMWCLKKAQGSCCLPRENTDMSTFRNHLPLTKTSHTQEKESEEKLPPPTFPQYHGDASLQATLLGLITLNKAYPEVLAPGSSACVTPTSPWPYPVPWLGHALGRVSPVGAKDTRTLLLEALISPGLRVLEARTAVELLDVFVGLETDAEELVEAIATGSLGMLLPKRAAELRDALEQGPQGLALRLWPKLQVVVTLDSGGQAEAVAALRVLWCQGLAFFSPAYAASGGVMALNLWPEQPQGSYLLPPGVPFIELLPIKEGTREEAASTLLLTDVQREEEYELVLTDHASLTRCRLGDVVQVVGTYNKCPVVRFTCRLGQTLSVRGEVTDENVFSVALAQVVGQWPGAKLLDHVCVESSILDSYDGSAPHYEVFVELRGLRNLSEENRYKLDHCLQEASPQYKSLRFRGSVGPAKVHLVRPGSFRVLREALAACSSSSSCPHEMPRVLRLRHLAQLLLKRVIS; this is encoded by the exons atgcctctgctgctgctgctgctgctgctgctcctcctcctcctgcccctgctggCTGTGCTCTGGCAGCAGAGGTCTCGGGGTGCCAGGCCATGCTGGCTGATCAGTCTCCAGCACCGGGTGGCCTGGTGGGTGCTGAGCTGGGCAGCCTCCTGGCAGCAGAAGAAACTAGAACGGAGCACACTAAATGTGGGCCACAGCCAGCAGCAGGCCCTCATGTGGTGTCTGAAGAAAGCCCAGGGTTCCTGCTGTCTCCCCAGGGAGAACACAG ACATGAGCACCTTCCGGAATCACCTTCCACTGACCAAAACCAGCCACACCCAggagaaagaaagtgaagagaagCTCCCGCCCCCTACCTTCCCCCAATACCATGGAGATGCTTCTTTGCAG GCCACCCTGCTGGGTCTAATAACCTTAAACAAGGCCTATCCAGAAGTGCTGGCTCCAGGAAGTTCTGCCTGTGTGACCCCTACCTCCCCGTGGCCCTACCCTGTCCCCTGGCTTGGGCATGCCCTGGGCAGGGTAAGCCCTGTTGGAGCCAAGGACACCCGGACCCTGCTGCTGGAGGCGTTGATATCCCCGGGGTTGAGGGTACTTGAGGCAAGGACTGCAGTGGAGCTCCTGGATGTCTTTGTGGGCTTGGAGACTGATGCTGAAGAACTGGTTGAGGCCATAGCAACTGGGAGCCTAGGAATGCTTCTCCCCAAAAGAGCAGCTGAGCTGCGGGACGCCCTAGAGCAGGGACCCCAAGGATTGGCCCTCCGGCTCTGGCCAAAGCTGCAGGTGGTGGTGACTCTGGACTCAGGAGGACAGGCAGAAGCTGTGGCTGCCCTTAGGGTCCTGTGGTGCCAAGGGCTAGCCTTCTTCTCTCCTGCTTATGCTGCCTCAGGAG GAGTGATGGCCCTGAACCTGTGGCCAGAGCAACCCCAAGGATCCTATCTTCTGCCTCCTGGGGTCCCCTTTATTGAGCTGCTTCCAATCAAGGAAGGAACCCGAGAGGAGGCAGCCTCCACGCTCCTTCTTACTGATGTCCAAAGGGAGGAAGAATATGAGTTAGTGCTGACTGACCATGCCAGCCTGACCAG GTGCCGCCTGGGTGACGTGGTACAGGTGGTTGGTACCTACAATAAGTGTCCTGTGGTCAGGTTCACCTGCAG gCTGGGACAGACCCTGAGTGTTCGAGGAGAAGTTACTGATGAGAATGTATTCTCTGTGGCCCTGGCCCAAGTAGTAGGGCAGTGGCCAGGGGCCAAACTGTTGGACCATGTCTGTGTGGAAAGCAGCATTCTGG ATTCCTATGATGGTTCTGCCCCACACTATGAAGTGTTTGTGGAGCTGAGGGGGTTGAGAAATCTGTCGGAGGAAAATCGATACAAG CTTGATCACTGCCTTCAGGAAGCCTCCCCTCAGTACAAGTCCTTGCGGTTCCGGGGCAGTGTGGGTCCTGCCAAAGTCCATCTGGTGAGGCCAGGGAGCTTCAGAGTACTTCGGGAAGCACTAGCagcctgctcctcctcttcctcctgtcctcATGAAATGCCTCGGGTCCTCAGGCTCAGGCACCTGGCTCAGCTCCTGCTGAAGAGGGTGATATCCTAA
- the Hcrt gene encoding hypocretin neuropeptide precursor — MNLSSTKVPWATVTLLLLLLLPPALLSLGVDAQPLPDCCRQKTCSCRLYELLHGAGNHAAGILTLGKRRPGPPGLQGRLQRLLQANGNHAAGILTMGRRAGAELEPHPCPGRRCLTTTATALAPRGGSGV; from the exons ATGAACCTTTCTTCTACAAAG GTTCCCTGGGCCACCGTgacgctgctgctgctgctactgctgccgCCGGCGCTGCTGTCGCTTGGGGTGGACGCACAGCCTCTGCCCGACTGCTGTCGCCAGAAGACGTGTTCCTGCCGTCTTTATGAACTATTGCACGGAGCTGGCAACCACGCTGCGGGCATCCTGACTCTAGGAAAGAGGCGACCTGGACCTCCAGGCCTCCAGGGACGGCTGCAACGCCTCCTTCAAGCCAACGGCAACCACGCAGCTGGCATCCTGACCATGGGCCGCCGCGCAGGCGCAGAGCTAGAGCCACATCCCTGCCCTGGTCGCCGCTGTCTGACCACAACTGCCACCGCTTTAGCGCCCCGGGGCGGGTCCGGAGTCTGA
- the Kcnh4 gene encoding voltage-gated delayed rectifier potassium channel KCNH4 isoform X1: MPVMKGLLAPQNTFLDTIATRFDGTHSNFLLANAQGPRGFPIVYCSDGFCELTGYGRTEVMQKTCSCRFLYGPETSEPALQRLQKALEGHQEHRTEICFYRKDGSAFWCLLDMMPIKNEMGEVVLFLFSFKDISQSGGPGLGSPGIHGDNNHEKSLGRRGTSSRLRSTRRQNRTVLHRLTGHFGRRGQGSVKANSNVFEPKPSVPEYKVASVGGSRCLLLHYSIPKAVWDGLILLATFYVAVTVPYNVCFAGDDDTPITSRHTLVSDIAVEMLFILDIILNFRTTYVSQSGQVISAPRSIGLHYLATWFFVDLIAALPFDLLYVFNITVTSLVHLLKTVRLLRLLRLLQKLERYSQCSAVVLTLLMSVFALLAHWMACVWYVIGRREMEANDPLLWDIGWLHELGKRLEEPYVNGSAGGPSRRSAYIAALYFTLSSLTSVGFGNVCANTDAEKIFSICTMLIGALMHAVVFGNVTAIIQRMYSRRSLYHSRMKDLKDFIRVHRLPRPLKQRMLEYFQTTWAVNSGIDANELLRDFPDELRADIAMHLNREILQLPLFGAASRGCLRALSLHIKTSFCAPGEYLLRRGDALQAHYYVCSGSLEVLRDNMVLAILGKGDLIGADIPELGQEPGAGAGPSCVLKTSADVKALTYCGLQQLSSRGLAEVLRLYPEYAAAFRAGLPRDLTFNLRQGSENNGLGRFSRSPRLSQARSDTLGSSSDKTLPSITETEGVTEPGAGSKPRRPLLLPNLSPARPRGSLVSLLGEELPPFSALVSSPSLSPSPSPALAGRGQSPSPHGPPRGSAAWKPPQLLIPPLGTFGPPDLSPRIVDGIEDSNNTAEAPTFRFSKRPEPTRTRSLAPPSGPRLSREVATEAAEEVKEKVCRLNQEISRLNQEVSQLSRELRQVMGLLQARLGPPSHPADSAWLPDLPCSHQRPPCIAPHMSGPPPGLQNTTLAVVHCPASVGTVEIGASPSELRPSMMPPYPSEPDPLGPSPVPEASPQTPSLLKHSFQSGSDTFH; encoded by the exons ATGCCGGTCATGAAGGGGTTGCTGGCCCCGCAAAACACCTTTCTGGACACCATCGCCACCCGCTTTGACGGCACGC ACAGCAACTTCCTTCTGGCCAATGCACAGGGCCCACGGGGTTTTCCCATCGTCTACTGCTCTGACGGCTTCTGTGAGCTCACAGGCTACGGCCGCACCGAGGTCATGCAGAAAACCTGTAGCTGCCGATTCCTCTATGGCCCAGAGACCAGTGAGCCAGCCCTGCAAAGGTTACAAAAAGCCCTGGAGGGCCACCAAGAACACCGAACTGAAATCTGCTTTTACAGAAAGGATG GCTCAGCCTTttggtgtcttctggacatgatgcCCATCAAGAATGAGATGGGGGAGGTTGtgcttttcctgttttccttcaAAGACATCTCTCAGAGTGGAGGCCCAGGACTTGGCTCACCAGGAATCCATGGAGACAATAATCATG AAAAGTCTCTTGGGAGGAGAGGAACTAGCTCAAGACTTAGGTCCACGAGGAGGCAGAACCGGACTGTCCTACACCGGTTGACTGGCCACTTTGGTCGCCGGGGCCAGGGAAGTGTGAAGGCCAATAGT AACGTGTTTGAGCCAAAGCCATCAGTGCCTGAGTACAAGGTGGCCTCCGTGGGGGGCTCccgctgcctcctcctccactaCAGCATCCCCAAGGCTGTCTGGGATGGTCTCATCCTCCTTGCTACATTCTACGTCGCGGTCACCGTCCCCTACAACGTCTGCTTTGCGGGTGATGACGACACCCCCATCACTTCCCGACACACCCTTGTCAGTGACATCGCTGTGGAGATGCTCTTCATCCTGG ACATCATCTTGAACTTCCGCACCACCTACGTGTCCCAGTCGGGCCAGGTGATTTCTGCTCCTCGGTCCATTGGCCTCCACTACCTGGCCACCTGGTTCTTTGTGGACCTCATTGCTGCTTTGCCCTTTGACCTGCTCTATGTCTTCAACATCACTGTG ACCTCGCTGGTACATCTGTTAAAAACTGTGCGGCTCCTGCGGCTGCTGCGGCTGCTGCAGAAGCTAGAGCGGTACTCGCAGTGCAGCGCGGTGGTGCTCACCCTGCTCATGTCCGTCTTTGCACTCCTTGCTCACTGGATGGCCTGCGTCTGGTATGTCATCGGCCGCCGGGAGATGGAGGCCAATGACCCGCTGCTCTGGGACATTG GTTGGCTGCATGAGCTGGGCAAGCGACTGGAGGAGCCTTATGTCAATGGCTCGGCGGGTGGACCATCTCGACGCAGTGCATACATCGCTGCACTGTACTTCACGCTGAGCAGCCTCACGAGTGTAGGCTTCGGCAACGTGTGTGCCAACACTGATGCTGAGAAGATCTTCTCCATCTGCACGATGCTCATAGGCG CGCTGATGCACGCAGTGGTGTTTGGGAATGTCACAGCAATCATCCAGCGCATGTACTCCCGACGCTCGCTCTACCACAGCCGCATGAAGGATCTCAAGGACTTCATCCGAGTGCATCGTCTGCCCCGCCCACTCAAACAGCGCATGCTCGAGTACTTCCAGACTACCTGGGCAGTCAATAGCGGCATCGATGCCAACGAG TTACTGCGTGACTTCCCAGACGAGCTGCGAGCCGACATCGCTATGCACCTGAATCGGGAAATCCTGCAGCTGCCTTTGTTTGGAGCAGCTAGCAGGGGCTGCCTACGGGCCCTCTCCCTGCACATCAAGACCTCCTTCTGTGCTCCCGGGGAGTACCTGTTACGCCGTGGGGATGCCCTACAGGCACACTACTATGTCTGCTCTGGCTCCCTTGAGGTGCTCCGAGACAACATGGTGCTGGCCATCCTTG GGAAGGGGGACTTGATTGGGGCAGACATTCCTGAGTTGGGGCAGGAgcctggggcaggggcaggccCCAGCTGCGTGTTGAAGACCAGCGCTGATGTGAAAGCACTGACTTACTGTGGCCTGCAGCAGCTGAGCAGCCGAGGGCTGGCCGAGGTCCTGCGGCTGTATCCGGAATATGCAGCTGCCTTCCGGGCTGGCCTACCCCGGGACCTAACCTTCAACCTGCGCCAAGGTTCTGAAAACAAT GGCCTTGGCCGCTTCTCACGGTCTCCTCGCCTCTCCCAG gCACGCTCCGACACTCTTGGTTCCTCCTCAGACAAGACTCTACCATCTATCACAGAAACCGAGGGTGTCACGGAGCCTGGGGCTGGTTCCAAGCCCCGTCGGCCCCTCCTGCTGCCCAACCTAAGTCCAGCACGACCTCGGGGGTCCCTGGTCAGCCTTTTGGGCGAGGAGCTGCCCCCGTTCTCagcccttgtctcctctccttccctgtccCCATCTCCTTCCCCTGCCCTGGCTGGCCGGGGTCAGAGTCCCTCCCCGCACGGCCCCCCCAGGGGCTCTGCTGCCTGGAAGCCCCCCCAGCTCCTCATTCCCCCACTGGGAACATTTGGACCTCCGGACCTCAGTCCCCG GATCGTGGATGGCATTGAAGACTCCAATAACACAGCCGAGGCCCCTACATTCCGGTTCAGCAAGAGGCCAGAGCCCACCAGAACTCGCTCACTGGCTCCCCCTTCAG GCCCAAGGCTCAGCCGGGAAGTGGCCACGGAGGCAGCAGAGGAGGTGAAGGAAAAGGTCTGCAGGCTGAACCAAGAG ATATCCCGTCTCAATCAGGAAGTGTCTCAGCTAAGCCGGGAGCTGCGGCAAGTGATGGGTCTCTTACAGGCTAGGCTGGGTCCTCCAAGCCACCCAGCTGACTCAGCTTGGCTCCCAGACCTTCCTTGCTCCCACCAGAGACCACCATGCATCGCTCCTCATATGTCTGGACCACCACCTGGTCTCCAGAATACTACACTCGCTGTAGTTCACTGTCCAGCCAGTGTCGGGACAGTGGAGATAGGGGCCAGCCCCTCAGAGCTGAGACCTTCCATGATGCCACCCTATCCCTCAGAACCTGATCCTCTCGGACCCTCTCCAGTGCCAGAGGCTTCTCCCCAGACCCCAAGCCTCCTGAAGCACAGCTTCCAGTCTGGGTCAGACACATTCCACTGA
- the Kcnh4 gene encoding voltage-gated delayed rectifier potassium channel KCNH4 isoform X2, whose translation MQKTCSCRFLYGPETSEPALQRLQKALEGHQEHRTEICFYRKDGSAFWCLLDMMPIKNEMGEVVLFLFSFKDISQSGGPGLGSPGIHGDNNHEKSLGRRGTSSRLRSTRRQNRTVLHRLTGHFGRRGQGSVKANSNVFEPKPSVPEYKVASVGGSRCLLLHYSIPKAVWDGLILLATFYVAVTVPYNVCFAGDDDTPITSRHTLVSDIAVEMLFILDIILNFRTTYVSQSGQVISAPRSIGLHYLATWFFVDLIAALPFDLLYVFNITVTSLVHLLKTVRLLRLLRLLQKLERYSQCSAVVLTLLMSVFALLAHWMACVWYVIGRREMEANDPLLWDIGWLHELGKRLEEPYVNGSAGGPSRRSAYIAALYFTLSSLTSVGFGNVCANTDAEKIFSICTMLIGALMHAVVFGNVTAIIQRMYSRRSLYHSRMKDLKDFIRVHRLPRPLKQRMLEYFQTTWAVNSGIDANELLRDFPDELRADIAMHLNREILQLPLFGAASRGCLRALSLHIKTSFCAPGEYLLRRGDALQAHYYVCSGSLEVLRDNMVLAILGKGDLIGADIPELGQEPGAGAGPSCVLKTSADVKALTYCGLQQLSSRGLAEVLRLYPEYAAAFRAGLPRDLTFNLRQGSENNGLGRFSRSPRLSQARSDTLGSSSDKTLPSITETEGVTEPGAGSKPRRPLLLPNLSPARPRGSLVSLLGEELPPFSALVSSPSLSPSPSPALAGRGQSPSPHGPPRGSAAWKPPQLLIPPLGTFGPPDLSPRIVDGIEDSNNTAEAPTFRFSKRPEPTRTRSLAPPSGPRLSREVATEAAEEVKEKVCRLNQEISRLNQEVSQLSRELRQVMGLLQARLGPPSHPADSAWLPDLPCSHQRPPCIAPHMSGPPPGLQNTTLAVVHCPASVGTVEIGASPSELRPSMMPPYPSEPDPLGPSPVPEASPQTPSLLKHSFQSGSDTFH comes from the exons ATGCAGAAAACCTGTAGCTGCCGATTCCTCTATGGCCCAGAGACCAGTGAGCCAGCCCTGCAAAGGTTACAAAAAGCCCTGGAGGGCCACCAAGAACACCGAACTGAAATCTGCTTTTACAGAAAGGATG GCTCAGCCTTttggtgtcttctggacatgatgcCCATCAAGAATGAGATGGGGGAGGTTGtgcttttcctgttttccttcaAAGACATCTCTCAGAGTGGAGGCCCAGGACTTGGCTCACCAGGAATCCATGGAGACAATAATCATG AAAAGTCTCTTGGGAGGAGAGGAACTAGCTCAAGACTTAGGTCCACGAGGAGGCAGAACCGGACTGTCCTACACCGGTTGACTGGCCACTTTGGTCGCCGGGGCCAGGGAAGTGTGAAGGCCAATAGT AACGTGTTTGAGCCAAAGCCATCAGTGCCTGAGTACAAGGTGGCCTCCGTGGGGGGCTCccgctgcctcctcctccactaCAGCATCCCCAAGGCTGTCTGGGATGGTCTCATCCTCCTTGCTACATTCTACGTCGCGGTCACCGTCCCCTACAACGTCTGCTTTGCGGGTGATGACGACACCCCCATCACTTCCCGACACACCCTTGTCAGTGACATCGCTGTGGAGATGCTCTTCATCCTGG ACATCATCTTGAACTTCCGCACCACCTACGTGTCCCAGTCGGGCCAGGTGATTTCTGCTCCTCGGTCCATTGGCCTCCACTACCTGGCCACCTGGTTCTTTGTGGACCTCATTGCTGCTTTGCCCTTTGACCTGCTCTATGTCTTCAACATCACTGTG ACCTCGCTGGTACATCTGTTAAAAACTGTGCGGCTCCTGCGGCTGCTGCGGCTGCTGCAGAAGCTAGAGCGGTACTCGCAGTGCAGCGCGGTGGTGCTCACCCTGCTCATGTCCGTCTTTGCACTCCTTGCTCACTGGATGGCCTGCGTCTGGTATGTCATCGGCCGCCGGGAGATGGAGGCCAATGACCCGCTGCTCTGGGACATTG GTTGGCTGCATGAGCTGGGCAAGCGACTGGAGGAGCCTTATGTCAATGGCTCGGCGGGTGGACCATCTCGACGCAGTGCATACATCGCTGCACTGTACTTCACGCTGAGCAGCCTCACGAGTGTAGGCTTCGGCAACGTGTGTGCCAACACTGATGCTGAGAAGATCTTCTCCATCTGCACGATGCTCATAGGCG CGCTGATGCACGCAGTGGTGTTTGGGAATGTCACAGCAATCATCCAGCGCATGTACTCCCGACGCTCGCTCTACCACAGCCGCATGAAGGATCTCAAGGACTTCATCCGAGTGCATCGTCTGCCCCGCCCACTCAAACAGCGCATGCTCGAGTACTTCCAGACTACCTGGGCAGTCAATAGCGGCATCGATGCCAACGAG TTACTGCGTGACTTCCCAGACGAGCTGCGAGCCGACATCGCTATGCACCTGAATCGGGAAATCCTGCAGCTGCCTTTGTTTGGAGCAGCTAGCAGGGGCTGCCTACGGGCCCTCTCCCTGCACATCAAGACCTCCTTCTGTGCTCCCGGGGAGTACCTGTTACGCCGTGGGGATGCCCTACAGGCACACTACTATGTCTGCTCTGGCTCCCTTGAGGTGCTCCGAGACAACATGGTGCTGGCCATCCTTG GGAAGGGGGACTTGATTGGGGCAGACATTCCTGAGTTGGGGCAGGAgcctggggcaggggcaggccCCAGCTGCGTGTTGAAGACCAGCGCTGATGTGAAAGCACTGACTTACTGTGGCCTGCAGCAGCTGAGCAGCCGAGGGCTGGCCGAGGTCCTGCGGCTGTATCCGGAATATGCAGCTGCCTTCCGGGCTGGCCTACCCCGGGACCTAACCTTCAACCTGCGCCAAGGTTCTGAAAACAAT GGCCTTGGCCGCTTCTCACGGTCTCCTCGCCTCTCCCAG gCACGCTCCGACACTCTTGGTTCCTCCTCAGACAAGACTCTACCATCTATCACAGAAACCGAGGGTGTCACGGAGCCTGGGGCTGGTTCCAAGCCCCGTCGGCCCCTCCTGCTGCCCAACCTAAGTCCAGCACGACCTCGGGGGTCCCTGGTCAGCCTTTTGGGCGAGGAGCTGCCCCCGTTCTCagcccttgtctcctctccttccctgtccCCATCTCCTTCCCCTGCCCTGGCTGGCCGGGGTCAGAGTCCCTCCCCGCACGGCCCCCCCAGGGGCTCTGCTGCCTGGAAGCCCCCCCAGCTCCTCATTCCCCCACTGGGAACATTTGGACCTCCGGACCTCAGTCCCCG GATCGTGGATGGCATTGAAGACTCCAATAACACAGCCGAGGCCCCTACATTCCGGTTCAGCAAGAGGCCAGAGCCCACCAGAACTCGCTCACTGGCTCCCCCTTCAG GCCCAAGGCTCAGCCGGGAAGTGGCCACGGAGGCAGCAGAGGAGGTGAAGGAAAAGGTCTGCAGGCTGAACCAAGAG ATATCCCGTCTCAATCAGGAAGTGTCTCAGCTAAGCCGGGAGCTGCGGCAAGTGATGGGTCTCTTACAGGCTAGGCTGGGTCCTCCAAGCCACCCAGCTGACTCAGCTTGGCTCCCAGACCTTCCTTGCTCCCACCAGAGACCACCATGCATCGCTCCTCATATGTCTGGACCACCACCTGGTCTCCAGAATACTACACTCGCTGTAGTTCACTGTCCAGCCAGTGTCGGGACAGTGGAGATAGGGGCCAGCCCCTCAGAGCTGAGACCTTCCATGATGCCACCCTATCCCTCAGAACCTGATCCTCTCGGACCCTCTCCAGTGCCAGAGGCTTCTCCCCAGACCCCAAGCCTCCTGAAGCACAGCTTCCAGTCTGGGTCAGACACATTCCACTGA